CGCTTGTTTAGCGAGGGGACTTTGGCCAACGTTCGTCAACATTCGCCGGTGAAAGTCGCAGATGAAAGCGTGTCGTTACCTTGTAGGTGGACCGGATTCGCCTCACTCGCTTCTTGGCATTTGTGTCAAATTGACGACTTGATTGACACGCGCAGCGCCGCCATTGCAGTCACAAGCCGCCGTGACGTCATTTCGCACAACAGCACGGAAACCAGGAGAAAGAGACAGAAAAAGATTTGGGCAAATTTCTACCAGAACACTTGCTTTACTTGTtcttcactgaaaaaaacaaacaaaaacgaaacaaaacatgcaaatcCCCGGCATTAAAGCTCAACTTGCTTCCCGTCGGGAAATTCCCCGTGCCTTGACGCGCTGCAGAGATTCACACCAATGTCGACGTGTCACTCTGTTTGGCCACAACAAACGTCTCGACTTGATCTCATCATTTGGGGTATTTCTTCAGCAAAGTAATTTTAGGTCCATTATCAAGCCATCCGTCGATTATCGTTTTCAATTAATCGGATTTATAAAAATACCTTTTTACAatgatttttgtaaaaaaaataaaaataaaaaaatctaatggaTATCGCGTTCATGAAAACAGGACATGAATTTTACCCGATTgctaattggaaaatgcacgAAGAGAAATTATTGTCTTTCAGGTTTGGTTTGCAATATCTGTCTGAAAATCAGACGAAGCACTTTTCGTTTTGTGGAatcaaagcagatgtttgcacgTCTCAAGATAACCACGACTCCAGAAATCTGAGCTTCCCCATTAAGAGCCTGAACTTCTAAATATTTCAGTTACAAGATcacgaaaagaaaaatcaactaAGTAGGTGTCTATTCATTAATTAGTTTTCAATTCATTCATGAATAGTTGCACTTCTAATAACAGTCCCATTTACACTTATAAAAGAAACAAGTACGAGGTGGGAGGAAATCCAATCTCGAAGGACGACCAAATAGGTCAAAGTGGACCAAGCGCACATGACGACATGAAATAATGTCGCAAAAAGTGGCAAATGTTGATTTCCCCCGttttgcactttgtcaaaaGTCCTCCACTTCACATTGGTTTGCAATTTGCCATACAGAGTGAGCTCTCTTCGCACGTTTTGAAGATCTTCACTGGGGGAACCTCCTGCACCCTGCTGGTCAACTATGGCAGCACCGCaacttctactttttttttttttattaaacaaaCTCACGATCAGTTTTCAAGCAAGGTTAAGTTTTAAAATTCAGATTTCACCCCCGGATAAACAAAATTCAAGTCACGGTTAGGGTTTCAATGTGGAGTCTTAAGAGTTCTGCTTTCAAACAAGGGAGCAAGCAAGTTATGGTTTTCAGAGTTGACGTTTCAAATTTCTAATTCATGTCCCGGTTTtgaaggttagggtttcaaagtaggcttTTAGGTTGCGGTTTTAAACAAGTGTTAGGGTTACACGTCAAGGCTATTCTGAGCAAGGGTTTTAAACAAGGGTTATGGTTTGAAGGAAGCGTTCAAGATATAAATTGGGGTTTCAAGTCAGTGTTAAGATTTTAAAGTAGGGGTCCGGTGTgaaggtttcaaagtagggtttcaagtgaCAGTTCGGGTTTCAAATTAAGATTTTAACCCTGGGCTAGGGATTTAAACAAAGTCAGGTTTCAAGCCTGGCTTAGTGCTACCTGATATCAATCACAACAAAAGTGGTGGCTAAACTAACATTGTTGTTTATGTTGCCGAGCTGAAAGACAACTTTGACTTTTGACGCCCCGGGTGGATAACAACATGAAACAGACAGGCATGCACAcgaataatttttttatttttaatacttccaGCAACATTCCACAATGTCGAGAcagtaaaacaaagcaaatgtgACGCCATGAGCACACTATGACGTCATCGGTGGTTTGGAGTGAGTTGCTCTTTATTGTTGACAAATGTTCATGACAATTTGCATCGGTCAGGCACTGCTCACCAGTTGTTGAGAGCCCTTGCAAGCATTGCTTCCATATCACTTGTAAGATGTAGTTGTCCAAGTATGCCCAGTGCCCAGTATGACATTTCTGCATACTGTTATGGGGGAGTACGTTGAACACAGTTGTTCTACTAGTCCGCTGAACTGTCTCACTAGTGAGGCCGAAGAATGTAGTAGTGGATGGATCTGATATCAAGGCAGTTGAATGAATGCTGTGTTCATAATAGTCATCATACtagtgcagtgttttttttttatcccacgAAATAGATATGATGGGGGTGGGGCTTAATCACCACAACCAGGATGgacggacagatggatggaCACTATTATCCTGTAGTCTTCATTACGTTATGAAAGCACATGAGCAACAAGATGTCAGCAACACAGCGGCGGAGTGCGCCACTTTAGTGTTGGCGGACATTTCCAACAACTCGCAGTTGCAAACATGACACAACCGATTTAATCCGCCGATATTAGCTTTTaaaattggcattttttttgatCGAgataatgattttgtttttgccaatttttctcTTTTATGTACTAGAAGACAAAGTATTGTCAAATATTCTGATTGTAATGAATGTTTATGGTTATGAGTGttaaggggtaaaaaaaaaaaagctatttggttgatttatttttaaattaaccgGCAGATTAATTGGTTATCAGAATTTTATAACACTCAATAtcagaattcccccccccccaaagaaaatccATATCGGCCAGACCCTAAAAAGAACAATTACGACATTTGTTGAGGTCACGTGATAGCTAATAAACGGGACAGTGTTCAAATAACACTTGTAAACACACTACCACTTTTCCCGCTCCCATTCACGTGTCACCACTTGGCTAACGCACTAAGCGACATGTAAGTAAAACAAAGGTAAACAAGATGACCATTTCAAGTAAGGGGGGAGGTTACAAATCCAACGTGACCTACGCTCATCTTTCTTCTTGGAAGTGTTGGCACATTTCAATTACACACGCTAATAACTTGCTAAAACCAAAAGCCCGCACATTCGTTTAGAGGGGCCACCAATATTCCCAGAAAATATGTAGAATGTTAAGATAAAATGAAATTCAGTTttaaattaattgaaaaaaaagttgtaaagtTATGAGTATGgtcctatttttaaaaaagtcatgttCGAGGAATAGGAATTCCAAAAAGTTggaatgttttatatatatatatatatatatatatatatatatatatatatatatatatatatattaaagtcaaaatgacaaattaatattttcttgtaaaaagaaaagttgCAGTCTTATGAGCACAAAGTTGTGTTTTGTCATGAAATTTGATCAAGATAAAAATTTGTAATCTCACGATACGAATTTTTCTTTTCGTAAAAGATTACAATATTCcagaataaaatatattttgtaaaaaaaaatcatttttccaaCAATAAATTCGATAAATGTAATaattaaattgaaataattTTCTAAAATTTAATTGTGACAATTAAGTTAAATTCAAACTTTACCAGGGGAAGAAATTCACTTTTTTAAGAAATgaatctgaaaaataaaattttattctgaaaaataaaattttattcTCAGAATATGATGTGcctttttggaaaaataaaattttattcTCAGAATATGATGTGCCTTTTTGGACATTTATTCCTGAAAAATCTGTTGTTtgttcttggggaaaaaaatagtttttccaATTTACATGATGGTAGGTCCCAATCATATCAGAGCTTTCTATTGTGAAAGTAGGGAAGCATCTTTGCTTAATCTGTCTTGTTAACGGGCTGGCTGGTACCCATCAGGGGGTGCAAAGCACCAAAATATGTGTGTCATTCACGTCCACAtaattgcaaaatacaaaaaataataataataattaccgcCCCAAAATTCTTCAAGGAATATAACACCAAATATTtttcccataaaaaaaaataaaggatggctcctaaagaataaaagaaaataaaagataaaaacaaatctaGAAATTGGTGAACTCAAGTGTGCTGAAAGGCGAATATGCAGGGTTCGCTCGcatatgaacatttttaaaatgcaattacTTCTTGACATAATTTTGTCTGAGGACCCCAGTCTGAGAATCACTGCGAGTCGACATTTTCAAgtaaacattttacaaaataaaaacatctcgTCTTACACCATTTCTGACTTCACACATgaagaactttttttaaatttaaaaaaataattagcacAACATCAGCAAAGCTATGTTAGGATCAACCAAACACATCGTCATGACAACAACATCCAAATAAATGTATGAGTAGTCGGTCACCATGGCAAGCGCTCCTTTACAACAGAGTTTGCAGTGAGCGTTTCCAGCGTTTCCAAAGCGACGTCgtcatcgttttgttttgtttttacctgaGCCACGTTGGCGTTGTAATCTGACATCACAGTGGGACGCCACCCGAGGAGACGGAGCTTTCCGAGGATCCGTCCCAGGAGGCGGAGCTTTCCGGACGCCCGTCCTTGGCACCGCCCGCCGActtcttgtgtttgtgtttggactTCCTCAGCATGCGCACCTGCGAGCCAGCAAGAAAGAGAGCCCACCGtggtcacttcattaggtacatcagatataaatttttatttttagaaatatgacttttgttttgaattattgACTTAATTAAATGTAATCAGTTTGATTTGCATTTGCCCCAAATAATAAAACTCAGCTCATTCATCTAACAACAGAAGCTACAAAGTTAAAATAGGTTTTTAACTTGCGGGCCCAATTAAATATCGCTGGCGTCAGGCCAAAACCTTCCAAAACCAAATATGGTCGAAGTcctaattttttccccctccccacaaATAGATTCTGTACGTCAGTCCCCATATTgagcttttatttttgacaagtaCTTGACCAATCTGAAGTGTTGAAAATATTTGCTCTTGCTGCTAATTCAACAAAAgtgcgttatttatttatttttgtatttttacggAACAGAGACGTTTGCATTCCCCCGCCAAAGGCAGCTCAAGAGTATGTCGTTTGTGTTTGTTGACCTTGGGTCCAGCAGCGGAGATGATGATGTGTCCTGGAGGTTGCAGCCACGGCTCTCCATCCACCTGCACGGGGAAAGCTTTCCTGAGCGCTATACGCACGTAAGTCCCTTGGGCGATCCGAATGCCGGAGCGCAGGCCGCTCTGCACCTGACCCTGCGGAAAGGACGAAGCGGCAcattaaccttttcagggacagtggtgactacagctcatcatgttatcagattacaggtgGTCACTactgatgcatgaaagggttaagctgcGCCGGCGGCCGTATAGTAACCCATTGGTGGCTGAAGAGTACGTCTGCTCACCATGTGAACAACGCCAGTAACGCCCACCACCTCCAGCAGGCCGTCATCCACGCTTTGTTTGTTGTAGCGGGTGTCCGCATCGGACCCCCACAGGTCGGCGCCCGAGCCCCAGCTACAGGCGCACAAGACACGGGGAGGGTGAGGTCACGGTGAGGGTGAGGTCACGGGGTCGGCGTGGACCGAGCTCGTCCTCACCTGGGAATGTTGAGGAAGATGAGGCCTTCGATGTTGGGCAGTGCAACTTGGCGGCCATCTACTTGCAGCTGCAGTTCCCTGTGCAGGCTGCGGGTGGCGCTGATCTTCTGCAGGCCCACCTTGACGTACACGCCCTTGTTGTGGAACCTGGCAGCCCAAgaaaatatataaacacacaaaacagcGGCTGATGGGGAAAGTCCGCGGTGAGTCACGTGTATGTTTTATTTACCTCTAGTGCTATTTTCGCTTCACGTACTACACTTGCAGTACAGGAagcaaagtggaaaaaatgtGATGCAGCCACACTGCATGCTGGGAATTCCCTgcagtttttggttttgtttgaaattaCAACAAAGCTAAGTGTAAGATGAACGTTTGTGTTATGTTGACAGTTTATAAAACTCAATTTACTGTAGAAAACTTGAGGGAGGGAATTATTTTTTCGACTTTTCCTGCAGCTGTGCTGAGGAGCTGCTTCTGCTCTTGGTTTGAGGTTGACAACAATGTCTTTTGCCtaagattaaaaatataaatatatttttcaaacgttTTCAATCATGTCAAGTTTTTGAGCTATAAGAACCCAGTTTTCttaaaaatatatgaaataaatgtttgtgtATATAAACAAAACACTACAACAAGCAAcaagctttgaaaacaaacccaaaaaaatgcatacaacTCAATAAAACTTATTCCCATCATTACAAGCTTAAGAGAAAAGTCAGCACTAATTCATTCCTCTTAATTCCTACCTTGCTCGCTTTCTGTTTGCAGATACTGTATTGATTGTGCTGGCCTAATGGGAGCTGCACACACCTCTCACCACACTGTCTCAATTTaatatttgtgcattttctacagtgccaatttgaaataatgtcctggTTCAGAataaagtgatggaaacattttttcttttttaatcaagcTGATGTTGACGATTGCGGCGTACCTGCTGGTAAACTTTTCCGGGTCGTCTTCACGGGCCTGGTGGAAGTCGAGGCTCAGCTCGGCGTCAATGCCCACTCCGAAGTAGTTGTTCATGTGGACAATCTGGGACAATGATGGACGTCAGCTGACACTGGAATTATTTTACTCCCTTCTGCGGAATTTGGGCTTTGACACGGACAAGAAGGCGCACCTTGGGTGCTTCCAGGAAGGCGTCAGCGCAGTTCTCGGCAAGGTCCTGCGCGTCCAGCAGGATGGTCCAGCGGTCCATCAGAACCTCGTCCGCCTCGTCCACGCAGGCTAGAATGTGAGACGGGTCTTCGCCGCTGTAGCCTGGGCCCCAGCGCAGGACACGTGACAGGTCGTTACCTTTGGGAGGAACGTTCGTAGTTGGACATCGGCGTAACGTAGACCACACTCATGCGCTCTGGCATtcagtctctctcacacacccacacactcgtAGTCTCTCACAATGACAGCCACAGGCACGCACAGAACACTTGCCGTCACGCACACAGAGCCATAAACACAGAGCGCGCGTGACCTGTTCCAAGCGGCAAGATGCCAACAGGCGGCTCTCGGCAGGCCAGCTGGTGCCGAAGCGCCTCCAGTACGCCCAGCACCCAGCCCACTGTGCCGTCACCCCCGCACACCAACACGCGGAAGCTGGGAATGTCTCGGAAAGTGTGGaggctgcgcacacacacacacacacacaaagcaatcCTTATAATTTGCTTCCTGTCTCAAATATAACGCTGGTCACAATGGTACGAAAGTCACCCTGGCAGCGGTCCTCCATTGGAGAGGTCAAAGACTTGGTGCGGGTTGAGAATCTTGCGGAAGCCATACAGAAGATCTTTGCCCTTCAGGCCGCCGCTCTTTGTGTTGACAAACACCAGCAGGGGGCGCACGTCGTCACCCAGCAGGCTGAACTGCAGTGACACCACATCAATAACAGGGATAAATGTTAGTTGCAGCCCTTCAACAGCGACAGAACACCTGACCAACATGTCtcatgtgtgttgtgttgttgttgttcccttTTTTGTCCACCAGAGGTCACCCAGTGGTCACTTGATTAGGTACAGTACATAAACTACAATAAGAGAGCAGGAAGTTACAAAACCTAGACACTCGCAAGGGGTCATGATGTCTTCCGTAAACACGCAACGATGCGTTTCATAAGCATGTGCGTCATTTACCATTCAAGTCACATTTTCTACTGGAATGTAAACCGGTACATAAAAAgattggattgaaaaaaaaaaatacaaaagggcATCATGCCCTACAGTCTGAATCTATTTTtaggcacattaaaaaaaaacaataataataataataatttagatGGACAGGTTGATCATGTGAGCAAGTTACTGTGCCCCCAGTGTACCTGGATGTCCGGGATGACGAGTGACGTGAGCGACTTGCCGTTGACGGTCACGTCTTTGGCCAACATGAACACGCGCTCGGCTTCAGCGAAACAGGACAATTTCAACGCGACCGCgcctgcatgcacacacacacacacacaaacatgtaccGCACAAGAGTGATATAATTTGTGGCCTGGTCAGTGTCGACCAGCGCACCTTGACTTGCATACACGTGGCTGATGTCCGCCAGGTGACCTGCAGACAAGACGAAGATGAAGTCATGTTGACCCTGGTACCATGACGTGTGCATGCACGTATGTGTGCGCTCACTCTTAGCGCTCAGCTGTTCCTGCAGGAGCTGCCAGTACTGCTCTTTGGACAGCAGGGGTGGCATCCCTCCAATCAGCAGGCTCACCTGCACCGTTTGGCTTCGCCTCTCTGCCACGTAGAAGCGAGTCTGGTTCATCTGCCACAAAGACGTCTGGGGAAAAACCCACGGACGCACACACAGGCGATATAAGTGCCCACAAAATAGACGTCTCTTTCATCGATAGAAGACAATCTATGCTCATGCAATGGCTACCTGTCCCTGACACGTGACTCATTTTAATCACATTATGTGACAAAATTGATATATAACTGACATGACTTACAAGCTATTGACATGGGCATGGATATTAACTCCTGACACATTTCATGACGCAACTGACATTTTAATGGCATGTTTCCTGATGAACTTGTACTGACACATTTGCTGCCAAGTGGCTCATTGTTTGACTGAGACATCTGAAACCTTACTGACATGTTTTCTAACATGTGCTTAACATTTTAGGGGCGTGACTTGTTTACTGAAACACGATTGACTTGATCTTTCTGACTCAGATAGGTTCACGTTAACAccgattaaaatatattttatgtatttaatgACGCATGTTCAACATTTAGCTAACATTTTGCTTGGCATGTCAACATTGACGTGGCTGATGTGACTGACTTGATTGACACCGGTGGTCACAGTTTCATTCACTGGCAAAAGTCAATCCGTGCTGATGCTATCTGATGGTAACATCAATAATAATTGCTGCACGACTGACCTTCCTGATGTCATGCAGTTTGGCTAGAATGTTCTGCTGCGGTGTCAGCATTTGCTTCTGCACTGAGGACAGACAGAAGTCGAGACCTTTAGTGTACTTTGTACCTAGGAAAAAAGCCAGAGGCCAGGGGGTCACTGACCTTGTTTGCTGCTCATGAGTACTTCTTGCAAGTCAAATTGTGTCACGCCGTCTTTCTGTAAGGTATAGCAGGACTTTGTTGTTATCATGTGATCGCTTCCTTCTTGTTGCGGAAGGTTCTGTGCTGAAGGTGCGTACATtaagctccagctgctcgagGGCCTCGGTGAGAACAGATGCCGCCGTGCTGTCCTCGGACACGGACACGCTGACGTGATCCGATCTGGGGCTAAAATGCACACCCGCACActgttgttgacttttttttgtcagaggCCGGCGAGTGCGCGCGCAATCTTGAAAAAGAAGCAGCCTAACCTGGTGACGTCGCCGTACACCTTGATGACCTCAGGCCGGCCCCGTTTGGCCCTCAGCATCCAGGCGTCGCCTCCGTCTTTCAGAGAGCTGCTGTTCCGGTTCAGGACGTCGTCGCTATGGAGACGCTCAAGTCCGCCCACCTCCTGCAGCTGGAACTGCCGAGGGTCATCTGGCAGGTAGAAGGCCCGCAACGCCGCCTCCTGTGCCGTGATTCCAACACATCTCAGTGCATGCACATGGCACCTTTACTGACATCTCATTGGCATGTGACTGACATGTTATTGCTAACTCTTCAACACCTTCAATCAATTGTATTGACGTGTGGCTAACACCTTAATTGACATTAGGGAAGTAACGGAGATCTTACTGATATGCGATTGAAATGTTTGTAGACGCGTTACTGGCACATGACAGACAAACACTGGCACGAGGCGTTTGCTGAAATGACATCTCCGAGTGAAATGTGACTGAAATGTAACTGACTCCTTTACTGACATGATGAGCATCTTATTGATATACAATGGATATGTTTGTAGACACGTTTACTGACACAGGCCTGTCATCTTGATTGTTCCCCGTCATGTGATTGATAGGTTGTTGACATGATTTAAGAGCAACTGATATCCACCTCAAGTGCCCGACTTCTTACTGGCACCTTCACGGACGTGTCCGTGATGTCTTCACAGCTTTAAGGAAGGGAAATTCAACTCGCTGGTGTGATGAGCATCTTACATATTTGAATTGGTTGTTGACAGGCCTTATTTGTGATTGAGATTGGATATAAAGTATTTAATGAGACTGTTATTGTTTGTTGATCTTAGTGATGATGACCGACATGCTGTGTTTCATACCAGAACTTCCTGGTTCCTGGTGGCTCTGACGAAGGAGACGAGACGGAAGTGACCGCGCCGGAGGCCTTCGTCGCCGTCATAGACCTTAAGAAACTGTTTGCCTGCATCACAAACCGCACGCCAATTAGcgcagttgctttttttttcaactcacaAGAGCAGTCGTACGCCAACCGACCATGCTCGGGCGTTGCCGGTTGACCGTCTTTAGATGCCACAGCACTTGTGTCCACACCATCGTTGTCATCTGCAGGGCGAGGTCATGAACATAACTGAACAATATTATCAACATTGTGACAATTTAagacacgggtgtcaaactcatggcTTGTGGGCCAGATGAGAACCCTTGGGCCTTTTTCTGTGGCCCTGCGGGAGACGTCTGGTCCAAACTATTTAATCATTATAAATATTGGCAGGCAGTCGTGACGAAAGCAGAGATGCCAGGCAGTGAGGAACTACGACGGGCACATACCCAGCTCGTGGCCGCCAGTCTCTGTGATGCGGAAGCAGTGATGCTTGCTGAAGTTTCTAGATTGGAGGCGCACGCAGGTGGGATGCAGCAGCATGCGGCGCAGACGGCCCAGGGTGCACTGCGGCGCTACCCTGAGATAGCACGCCGCGTGACACTGCGGGGTGAGAAACAAGTGTCAACACAGATGGCGGCGAACGCTACGCACAACGGGCAATGGTTCTATCTGTACTTAAGTTGAAGCagggaaaaataaaagtaatccgCCTATTTTGAAAGTGCAGAAGTCAAATGCAGGGAGGGAAAAGTGAAAGTTGTCAGAAAGAAAAAACTGTTTCAAGTACTGTGACAAGGTACTTGCACTTTATGACATTTCCCGACCCCCACGGGCGCAGCGACCTCCGCCTATGGCAGGAAGGCGCTTCTTACCGTGATGCCGCACCACTCGCACCTCATCCCCGCCAGAACGTCGGATGAGCCGCAGGAGCGCCGGCACAGCTGGCAGCGCGCAGCCGACGCCAGGTTGCCCTCCCGCCAGTGGTGGTGAAACGTGTCCTGTGGGCACACGCAACCGCCGTGGGCGGAAAACActcattttccaaataaaatgcatCGCGGGAAGTCCCCCAGGTGAGCGGCGATCACTGACCAGCTGTCGAGTGCCGTCCACGTGACAAGAGCGGCAGTCGGCGCACGTGAAGGCGGCGCAGTCGGCGTGCACATGCAGCTCGCACACTGAAACCAGAGCGAGAGCATCCCTTGTTTGAGTGTGCTCTTAGCATCCAGGACAAATGAAAATCTATCTAGAGGTGGAACAATTCATCAAATATTCAAT
This window of the Hippocampus zosterae strain Florida chromosome 1, ASM2543408v3, whole genome shotgun sequence genome carries:
- the LOC127600975 gene encoding diacylglycerol kinase theta-like → MADDSPARAESVDSSRNVTESPLGTKKRQQDSCALGHSFKRVTLTKPTFCHHCSDFLWGLLGFLCEVCNLMCHEKCLKTLRSLCSSMAPSAVRIPVAHCFGPDTHKRRMCSVCRKHTEGNGALRCEVCELHVHADCAAFTCADCRSCHVDGTRQLDTFHHHWREGNLASAARCQLCRRSCGSSDVLAGMRCEWCGITCHAACYLRVAPQCTLGRLRRMLLHPTCVRLQSRNFSKHHCFRITETGGHELDDNDGVDTSAVASKDGQPATPEHGKQFLKVYDGDEGLRRGHFRLVSFVRATRNQEVLEAALRAFYLPDDPRQFQLQEVGGLERLHSDDVLNRNSSSLKDGGDAWMLRAKRGRPEVIKVYGDVTSPRSDHVSVSVSEDSTAASVLTEALEQLELNKDGVTQFDLQEVLMSSKQVQKQMLTPQQNILAKLHDIRKTSLWQMNQTRFYVAERRSQTVQVSLLIGGMPPLLSKEQYWQLLQEQLSAKSHLADISHVYASQGAVALKLSCFAEAERVFMLAKDVTVNGKSLTSLVIPDIQFSLLGDDVRPLLVFVNTKSGGLKGKDLLYGFRKILNPHQVFDLSNGGPLPGLHTFRDIPSFRVLVCGGDGTVGWVLGVLEALRHQLACREPPVGILPLGTGNDLSRVLRWGPGYSGEDPSHILACVDEADEVLMDRWTILLDAQDLAENCADAFLEAPKIVHMNNYFGVGIDAELSLDFHQAREDDPEKFTSRFHNKGVYVKVGLQKISATRSLHRELQLQVDGRQVALPNIEGLIFLNIPSWGSGADLWGSDADTRYNKQSVDDGLLEVVGVTGVVHMGQVQSGLRSGIRIAQGTYVRIALRKAFPVQVDGEPWLQPPGHIIISAAGPKVRMLRKSKHKHKKSAGGAKDGRPESSASWDGSSESSVSSGGVPL